The proteins below are encoded in one region of Apium graveolens cultivar Ventura chromosome 4, ASM990537v1, whole genome shotgun sequence:
- the LOC141720692 gene encoding uncharacterized protein LOC141720692 isoform X1 has product MFSSSIILTSYLNLFLHASLSLLLTLSLSLLNIPSLSLYALHTYIHPDDVSPYNSNTRAAIRRPGAPEAELRPRKKTKQNFEFDENKAQIFRLKLSHAHLHSRLHFDQFHKAFSSTFVALFSLVLHMFLKVDKDHRILQNSTIVPVLLCFVGVFRVCVVVFLVSFEQSASKRLDKQCSVMLGILGFVVGVLFVLDVFPKWAFDFRLEFLDGFGKLVVSVTMGGLAGLLYMPAARNARAFWLGTDQSRSYLSIISCGWIERLLLYGSSLLAVFTALLWVSPFANLLVNKNNTSGRKGLGADELVGNVGMSSSDFDKFRQLCLLVVGILQMLTLRTNVQIFLNEAVLSWYQRLHASKVPDLDFSRAKVFLHNHYLCLVALQFFAPPALKAKRIRGSQVRNK; this is encoded by the exons ATGTTTTCATCATCAATAATACTCACCTCTTATCTCAATCTCTTTCTCCACGCATCTCTTTCTCTCCTCTTaactctctccctctctctcctcAACAtcccttctctctctctctacgCTCTCCACACTTACATTCACCCTGATGATGTCTCTCCCTATAATTCCAACACTAGGGCTGCTATTCGTCGTCCTGGTGCACCAGAAGCTGAGCTCAGACCTAGAAAAAAGACCAAACAAAACTTTGAATTTGATGAAAATAAAGCCCAGATCTTTAGGCTTAAACTTAGTCATGCCCATCTTCATTCAAGATTGCATTTTGATCAGTTTCATAAGGCTTTTAGCTCTACTTTTGTTGCCCTTTTTAGTTTAGTGTTGCATATGTTCTTGAAAGTGGACAAAGATCATAGGATTCTTCAGAATTCTACTATTGTTCCTGTTTTGTTGTGCTTTGTGGGTGTTTTTAGGGTGTGTGTTGTGGTTTTCTTGGTGTCGTTTGAGCAGTCGGCTTCCAAGAGATTGGATAAGCAGTGTAGTGTTATGTTGGGGATTTTAGGATTTGTGGTAGGGGTTTTGTTTGTTTTAGATGTTTTTCCTAAGTGGGCTTTTGATTTTAGGTTGGAGTTTTTGGATGGATTCGGTAAGCTTGTTGTTTCGGTGACTATGGGTGGGTTAGCCGGTTTGTTGTATATGCCTGCTGCTAGGAATGCTCGTGCATTTTGGCTTGGGACGGATCAGAGTCGTAGTTATTTATCGATTATATCTTGTGGATGGATTGAAAGATTGCTTCTTTATGGAAGTTCTTTATTGGCTGTATTTACTGCATTGCTTTGGGTTAGTCCATTTGCAAATCTGTTAGTTAATAAGAATAATACTAGTGGTAGGAAGGGATTGGGGGCTGATGAATTGGTTGGTAATGTTGGTATGTCAAGTTCGGATTTTGATAAGTTTAGGCAATTGTGCTTGTTGGTTGTGGGTATTTTGCAAATGCTGACTTTGCGGACAAAtgtgcaaatatttttgaacgaAGCAGTGTTATCTTGGTACCAGAGATTGCATGCCAGCAAGGTTCCAGACTTGGATTTTAGCAGGGCAAAGGTTTTCCTGCACAACCACTACTTGTGTCTTGTAGCTTTGCAGTTTTTTGCGCCACCAGCATTG AAGGCAAAGAGAATTCGAGGGAGTCAAGTTCGAAATAAATGA
- the LOC141720692 gene encoding uncharacterized protein LOC141720692 isoform X3: protein MFSSSIILTSYLNLFLHASLSLLLTLSLSLLNIPSLSLYALHTYIHPDDVSPYNSNTRAAIRRPGAPEAELRPRKKTKQNFEFDENKAQIFRLKLSHAHLHSRLHFDQFHKAFSSTFVALFSLVLHMFLKVDKDHRILQNSTIVPVLLCFVGVFRVCVVVFLVSFEQSASKRLDKQCSVMLGILGFVVGVLFVLDVFPKWAFDFRLEFLDGFGKLVVSVTMGGLAGLLYMPAARNARAFWLGTDQSRSYLSIISCGWIERLLLYGSSLLAVFTALLWVSPFANLLVNKNNTSGRKGLGADELVGNVGMSSSDFDKFRQLCLLVVGILQMLTLRTNVQIFLNEAVLSWYQRLHASKVPDLDFSRAKVFLHNHYLCLVALQFFAPPAL from the exons ATGTTTTCATCATCAATAATACTCACCTCTTATCTCAATCTCTTTCTCCACGCATCTCTTTCTCTCCTCTTaactctctccctctctctcctcAACAtcccttctctctctctctacgCTCTCCACACTTACATTCACCCTGATGATGTCTCTCCCTATAATTCCAACACTAGGGCTGCTATTCGTCGTCCTGGTGCACCAGAAGCTGAGCTCAGACCTAGAAAAAAGACCAAACAAAACTTTGAATTTGATGAAAATAAAGCCCAGATCTTTAGGCTTAAACTTAGTCATGCCCATCTTCATTCAAGATTGCATTTTGATCAGTTTCATAAGGCTTTTAGCTCTACTTTTGTTGCCCTTTTTAGTTTAGTGTTGCATATGTTCTTGAAAGTGGACAAAGATCATAGGATTCTTCAGAATTCTACTATTGTTCCTGTTTTGTTGTGCTTTGTGGGTGTTTTTAGGGTGTGTGTTGTGGTTTTCTTGGTGTCGTTTGAGCAGTCGGCTTCCAAGAGATTGGATAAGCAGTGTAGTGTTATGTTGGGGATTTTAGGATTTGTGGTAGGGGTTTTGTTTGTTTTAGATGTTTTTCCTAAGTGGGCTTTTGATTTTAGGTTGGAGTTTTTGGATGGATTCGGTAAGCTTGTTGTTTCGGTGACTATGGGTGGGTTAGCCGGTTTGTTGTATATGCCTGCTGCTAGGAATGCTCGTGCATTTTGGCTTGGGACGGATCAGAGTCGTAGTTATTTATCGATTATATCTTGTGGATGGATTGAAAGATTGCTTCTTTATGGAAGTTCTTTATTGGCTGTATTTACTGCATTGCTTTGGGTTAGTCCATTTGCAAATCTGTTAGTTAATAAGAATAATACTAGTGGTAGGAAGGGATTGGGGGCTGATGAATTGGTTGGTAATGTTGGTATGTCAAGTTCGGATTTTGATAAGTTTAGGCAATTGTGCTTGTTGGTTGTGGGTATTTTGCAAATGCTGACTTTGCGGACAAAtgtgcaaatatttttgaacgaAGCAGTGTTATCTTGGTACCAGAGATTGCATGCCAGCAAGGTTCCAGACTTGGATTTTAGCAGGGCAAAGGTTTTCCTGCACAACCACTACTTGTGTCTTGTAGCTTTGCAGTTTTTTGCGCCACCAGCATTG TGA
- the LOC141720692 gene encoding uncharacterized protein LOC141720692 isoform X2 has product MFSSSIILTSYLNLFLHASLSLLLTLSLSLLNIPSLSLYALHTYIHPDDVSPYNSNTRAAIRRPGAPEAELRPRKKTKQNFEFDENKAQIFRLKLSHAHLHSRLHFDQFHKAFSSTFVALFSLVLHMFLKVDKDHRILQNSTIVPVLLCFVGVFRVCVVVFLVSFEQSASKRLDKQCSVMLGILGFVVGVLFVLDVFPKWAFDFRLEFLDGFGKLVVSVTMGGLAGLLYMPAARNARAFWLGTDQSRSYLSIISCGWIERLLLYGSSLLAVFTALLWVSPFANLLVNKNNTSGRKGLGADELVGNVGMSSSDFDKFRQLCLLVVGILQMLTLRTNVQIFLNEAVLSWYQRLHASKVPDLDFSRAKVFLHNHYLCLVALQFFAPPALAKRIRGSQVRNK; this is encoded by the exons ATGTTTTCATCATCAATAATACTCACCTCTTATCTCAATCTCTTTCTCCACGCATCTCTTTCTCTCCTCTTaactctctccctctctctcctcAACAtcccttctctctctctctacgCTCTCCACACTTACATTCACCCTGATGATGTCTCTCCCTATAATTCCAACACTAGGGCTGCTATTCGTCGTCCTGGTGCACCAGAAGCTGAGCTCAGACCTAGAAAAAAGACCAAACAAAACTTTGAATTTGATGAAAATAAAGCCCAGATCTTTAGGCTTAAACTTAGTCATGCCCATCTTCATTCAAGATTGCATTTTGATCAGTTTCATAAGGCTTTTAGCTCTACTTTTGTTGCCCTTTTTAGTTTAGTGTTGCATATGTTCTTGAAAGTGGACAAAGATCATAGGATTCTTCAGAATTCTACTATTGTTCCTGTTTTGTTGTGCTTTGTGGGTGTTTTTAGGGTGTGTGTTGTGGTTTTCTTGGTGTCGTTTGAGCAGTCGGCTTCCAAGAGATTGGATAAGCAGTGTAGTGTTATGTTGGGGATTTTAGGATTTGTGGTAGGGGTTTTGTTTGTTTTAGATGTTTTTCCTAAGTGGGCTTTTGATTTTAGGTTGGAGTTTTTGGATGGATTCGGTAAGCTTGTTGTTTCGGTGACTATGGGTGGGTTAGCCGGTTTGTTGTATATGCCTGCTGCTAGGAATGCTCGTGCATTTTGGCTTGGGACGGATCAGAGTCGTAGTTATTTATCGATTATATCTTGTGGATGGATTGAAAGATTGCTTCTTTATGGAAGTTCTTTATTGGCTGTATTTACTGCATTGCTTTGGGTTAGTCCATTTGCAAATCTGTTAGTTAATAAGAATAATACTAGTGGTAGGAAGGGATTGGGGGCTGATGAATTGGTTGGTAATGTTGGTATGTCAAGTTCGGATTTTGATAAGTTTAGGCAATTGTGCTTGTTGGTTGTGGGTATTTTGCAAATGCTGACTTTGCGGACAAAtgtgcaaatatttttgaacgaAGCAGTGTTATCTTGGTACCAGAGATTGCATGCCAGCAAGGTTCCAGACTTGGATTTTAGCAGGGCAAAGGTTTTCCTGCACAACCACTACTTGTGTCTTGTAGCTTTGCAGTTTTTTGCGCCACCAGCATTG GCAAAGAGAATTCGAGGGAGTCAAGTTCGAAATAAATGA
- the LOC141720694 gene encoding homeobox-leucine zipper protein ROC6-like isoform X2: protein MEGLDEMALVAGNSETGAMVIAREEDFESKSGSEPMEAASGDEQERPRGKSKRKQKYHRHTPYQIQELEGSFKENPHPDEKQRLELGKRLSLENKQVKFWFQNRRTQMKTQLERHENLILKQENDKLRIENIAIKEAMRNPICRGCGGGPILGGISFEENHLRMENARLKEELSRMSALAGKFLGRPLPPLAGPFPPAMSNFNLELAVGRNGFVGLGPEGAALPMGFDFGAGVPNTMLAGPSTKPSIGVPGLNTPFEKSLLFELASNAMNELLKLTQINNPLWIRSLDGSVEAMNVEEYTRIITPCIDKTPGLRTEGTRATGVSTINSAGFVEMMMDANHWGEMFPGMIVKSNTLDVISSGMGGSVNGTLQLMHAEIQVISPLVPTRQVRFLRFCKQHGDGLWAVVDVSIDAIQEVPNAQTFMHCRRHPSGCVVQDMPNGYTKIIWVEHTEFDESSIHHLYRPLLRSGMGFGAQKWVTALQRQCDFLATIMPSAGPTEDHSVITPTGKTSMAKLAQRMTRNFSAGVCATMHNWEVVQVGNVGKGARLMIRKSVQSLGEPSGIVLSAASSVWMPMQQQQLFDLLQNEELRSRWELLSHGDQMHQMVCIAKGQDSGNKISLLSANASGGNSNQTNVLILQETSNDAFGSLIVSAAVDKSLMNVVMNGGDSACITILPSGFAIVPDCFPDSSGPSSSNEMVGKESSCGAGSGGSLLTVGFQIMIYDSPDSKLSAESVETVNNLISRTIQGIKEAIPCN, encoded by the exons ATGGAGGGTCTTGATGAGATGGCTCTGGTTGCTGGAAATTCTGAGACTGGTGCAATGGTAATCGCTAGGGAAGAGGACTTTGAGAGCAAATCTGGCAGTGAACCTATGGAAGCTGCATCAGGTGATGAACAAGAAAGGCCAAGGGGTAAATCCAAGAGAAAACAGAAATACCATAGACATACTCCTTATCAAATTCAAGAACTTGAGGG TTCATTCAAGGAGAATCCCCACCCTGATGAGAAACAAAGGTTGGAACTAGGGAAGAGGTTGAGCTTAGAAAACAAGCAAGTGAAGTTCTGGTTTCAGAATCGACGAACACAGATGAAG ACTCAACTGGAGCGCCATGAGAACTTAATTCTGAAACAAGAGAATGACAAGCTCCGGATAGAGAACATTGCTATCAAGGAAGCCATGAGAAATCCGATTTGCAGGGGGTGTGGTGGAGGACCAATACTTGGCGGGATATCTTTCGAGGAGAATCATCTTCGGATGGAGAATGCGAGGTTGAAAGAGGAACTCAGTCGCATGAGTGCCCTGGCTGGAAAATTCCTAGGAAGACCTTTGCCGCCTTTAGCTGGTCCTTTCCCTCCTGCAATGTCTAACTTCAACCTGGAACTTGCAGTAGGAAGAAATGGCTTTGTTGGTTTAGGTCCTGAAGGGGCAGCATTGCCTATGGGATTTGATTTTGGTGCTGGGGTCCCAAATACAATGCTTGCAGGGCCTTCAACCAAACCATCTATTGGCGTGCCTGGACTTAATACACCATTTGAGAAATCCTTGCTTTTTGAACTTGCTTCAAATGCAATGAATGAATTACTGAAGTTGACTCAAATTAATAATCCACTCTGGATAAGAAGTCTGGATGGAAGTGTTGAAGCAATGAATGTGGAGGAGTACACAAGGATAATCACTCCTTGCATTGACAAGACACCTGGTCTGAGGACTGAGGGTACCAGGGCCACTGGCGTGTCAACTATCAACAGCGCGGGCTTTGTAGAGATGATGATGGATGCA AATCACTGGGGTGAAATGTTTCCTGGTATGATTGTAAAGAGCAATACTCTGGATGTGATTTCTAGTGGTATGGGTGGCTCTGTAAATGGTACCCTGCAACTG ATGCATGCTGAAATTCAAGTCATTTCACCGTTGGTCCCCACTCGTCAAGTAAGGTTTCTCCGATTCTGCAAGCAACATGGAGATGGGCTGTGGGCTGTCGTTGACGTTTCTATTGACGCCATTCAAGAAGTGCCAAATGCACAAACATTCATGCATTGCAGGAGGCATCCTTCTGGAtgtgttgtgcaagatatgcctaATGGGTATACTAAG ATTATCTGGGTAGAACATACAGAATTTGACGAGAGTTCAATTCACCACTTGTACCGTCCTTTACTAAGGTCTGGCATGGGGTTTGGTGCACAAAAGTGGGTTACAGCACTTCAAAGACAATGCGACTTTTTGGCAACCATTATGCCTTCTGCGGGACCCACTGAAGATCATTCAG TCATCACACCAACTGGTAAGACAAGCATGGCAAAACTGGCACAACGCATGACTCGTAACTTCTCTGCTGGAGTTTGTGCAACAATGCACAATTGGGAGGTTGTCCAAGTAGGGAATGTGGGAAAAGGTGCAAGGTTGATGATACGGAAAAGTGTTCAGAGCCTGGGAGAGCCCTCTGGCATAGTTTTAAGTGCTGCATCATCTGTTTGGATGCCTATGCAACAGCAGCAATTGTTCGATTTACTGCAAAATGAAGAATTAAGGAGCCGGTGGGAACTTTTGTCCCATGGTGATCAAATGCATCAGATGGTCTGCATTGCCAAGGGCCAAGATTCTGGCAACAAAATCTCTCTTTTGAGTGCTAAT GCATCAGGCGGTAATTCAAATCAGACTAATGTGCTGATACTACAAGAGACATCCAACGATGCGTTCGGATCATTAATAGTTTCGGCAGCTGTTGATAAGTCATTAATGAATGTGGTTATGAACGGGGGAGACTCTGCATGTATAACAATCCTTCCGTCTGGGTTTGCAATAGTTCCAGATTGCTTTCCTGACTCTTCCGGACCTAGCAGCTCCAATGAAATGGTGGGAAAAGAAAGTAGTTGTGGTGCTGGTAGCGGTGGTTCTCTTCTGACTGTGGGTTTTCAGATAATGATCTATGACTCCCCTGATTCTAAGCTCTCAGCCGAGTCAGTTGAAACTGTGAACAATCTTATATCTCGTACAATTCAAGGAATCAAGGAGGCGATTCCTTGCAATTAA
- the LOC141720694 gene encoding homeobox-leucine zipper protein HDG1-like isoform X1 — MSLGGFFGSGGGDAGLLFDSLYTTNYMTIASIPQHHLLSPPILQPVFNSSALSFALKLKMEGLDEMALVAGNSETGAMVIAREEDFESKSGSEPMEAASGDEQERPRGKSKRKQKYHRHTPYQIQELEGSFKENPHPDEKQRLELGKRLSLENKQVKFWFQNRRTQMKTQLERHENLILKQENDKLRIENIAIKEAMRNPICRGCGGGPILGGISFEENHLRMENARLKEELSRMSALAGKFLGRPLPPLAGPFPPAMSNFNLELAVGRNGFVGLGPEGAALPMGFDFGAGVPNTMLAGPSTKPSIGVPGLNTPFEKSLLFELASNAMNELLKLTQINNPLWIRSLDGSVEAMNVEEYTRIITPCIDKTPGLRTEGTRATGVSTINSAGFVEMMMDANHWGEMFPGMIVKSNTLDVISSGMGGSVNGTLQLMHAEIQVISPLVPTRQVRFLRFCKQHGDGLWAVVDVSIDAIQEVPNAQTFMHCRRHPSGCVVQDMPNGYTKIIWVEHTEFDESSIHHLYRPLLRSGMGFGAQKWVTALQRQCDFLATIMPSAGPTEDHSVITPTGKTSMAKLAQRMTRNFSAGVCATMHNWEVVQVGNVGKGARLMIRKSVQSLGEPSGIVLSAASSVWMPMQQQQLFDLLQNEELRSRWELLSHGDQMHQMVCIAKGQDSGNKISLLSANASGGNSNQTNVLILQETSNDAFGSLIVSAAVDKSLMNVVMNGGDSACITILPSGFAIVPDCFPDSSGPSSSNEMVGKESSCGAGSGGSLLTVGFQIMIYDSPDSKLSAESVETVNNLISRTIQGIKEAIPCN; from the exons ATGAGTTTAGGGGGTTTCTTTGGTAGTGGTGGTGGTGATGCTGGGCTGTTGTTTGATAGTCTTTACACCACTAACTACATGACCATTGCTTCTATTCCTCAGCATCACTTGCTTAGTCCACCTATTCTTCAGCCTGTCTTCAACTCTTCTGCTCTATCTTTTGCACTT AAACTGAAGATGGAGGGTCTTGATGAGATGGCTCTGGTTGCTGGAAATTCTGAGACTGGTGCAATGGTAATCGCTAGGGAAGAGGACTTTGAGAGCAAATCTGGCAGTGAACCTATGGAAGCTGCATCAGGTGATGAACAAGAAAGGCCAAGGGGTAAATCCAAGAGAAAACAGAAATACCATAGACATACTCCTTATCAAATTCAAGAACTTGAGGG TTCATTCAAGGAGAATCCCCACCCTGATGAGAAACAAAGGTTGGAACTAGGGAAGAGGTTGAGCTTAGAAAACAAGCAAGTGAAGTTCTGGTTTCAGAATCGACGAACACAGATGAAG ACTCAACTGGAGCGCCATGAGAACTTAATTCTGAAACAAGAGAATGACAAGCTCCGGATAGAGAACATTGCTATCAAGGAAGCCATGAGAAATCCGATTTGCAGGGGGTGTGGTGGAGGACCAATACTTGGCGGGATATCTTTCGAGGAGAATCATCTTCGGATGGAGAATGCGAGGTTGAAAGAGGAACTCAGTCGCATGAGTGCCCTGGCTGGAAAATTCCTAGGAAGACCTTTGCCGCCTTTAGCTGGTCCTTTCCCTCCTGCAATGTCTAACTTCAACCTGGAACTTGCAGTAGGAAGAAATGGCTTTGTTGGTTTAGGTCCTGAAGGGGCAGCATTGCCTATGGGATTTGATTTTGGTGCTGGGGTCCCAAATACAATGCTTGCAGGGCCTTCAACCAAACCATCTATTGGCGTGCCTGGACTTAATACACCATTTGAGAAATCCTTGCTTTTTGAACTTGCTTCAAATGCAATGAATGAATTACTGAAGTTGACTCAAATTAATAATCCACTCTGGATAAGAAGTCTGGATGGAAGTGTTGAAGCAATGAATGTGGAGGAGTACACAAGGATAATCACTCCTTGCATTGACAAGACACCTGGTCTGAGGACTGAGGGTACCAGGGCCACTGGCGTGTCAACTATCAACAGCGCGGGCTTTGTAGAGATGATGATGGATGCA AATCACTGGGGTGAAATGTTTCCTGGTATGATTGTAAAGAGCAATACTCTGGATGTGATTTCTAGTGGTATGGGTGGCTCTGTAAATGGTACCCTGCAACTG ATGCATGCTGAAATTCAAGTCATTTCACCGTTGGTCCCCACTCGTCAAGTAAGGTTTCTCCGATTCTGCAAGCAACATGGAGATGGGCTGTGGGCTGTCGTTGACGTTTCTATTGACGCCATTCAAGAAGTGCCAAATGCACAAACATTCATGCATTGCAGGAGGCATCCTTCTGGAtgtgttgtgcaagatatgcctaATGGGTATACTAAG ATTATCTGGGTAGAACATACAGAATTTGACGAGAGTTCAATTCACCACTTGTACCGTCCTTTACTAAGGTCTGGCATGGGGTTTGGTGCACAAAAGTGGGTTACAGCACTTCAAAGACAATGCGACTTTTTGGCAACCATTATGCCTTCTGCGGGACCCACTGAAGATCATTCAG TCATCACACCAACTGGTAAGACAAGCATGGCAAAACTGGCACAACGCATGACTCGTAACTTCTCTGCTGGAGTTTGTGCAACAATGCACAATTGGGAGGTTGTCCAAGTAGGGAATGTGGGAAAAGGTGCAAGGTTGATGATACGGAAAAGTGTTCAGAGCCTGGGAGAGCCCTCTGGCATAGTTTTAAGTGCTGCATCATCTGTTTGGATGCCTATGCAACAGCAGCAATTGTTCGATTTACTGCAAAATGAAGAATTAAGGAGCCGGTGGGAACTTTTGTCCCATGGTGATCAAATGCATCAGATGGTCTGCATTGCCAAGGGCCAAGATTCTGGCAACAAAATCTCTCTTTTGAGTGCTAAT GCATCAGGCGGTAATTCAAATCAGACTAATGTGCTGATACTACAAGAGACATCCAACGATGCGTTCGGATCATTAATAGTTTCGGCAGCTGTTGATAAGTCATTAATGAATGTGGTTATGAACGGGGGAGACTCTGCATGTATAACAATCCTTCCGTCTGGGTTTGCAATAGTTCCAGATTGCTTTCCTGACTCTTCCGGACCTAGCAGCTCCAATGAAATGGTGGGAAAAGAAAGTAGTTGTGGTGCTGGTAGCGGTGGTTCTCTTCTGACTGTGGGTTTTCAGATAATGATCTATGACTCCCCTGATTCTAAGCTCTCAGCCGAGTCAGTTGAAACTGTGAACAATCTTATATCTCGTACAATTCAAGGAATCAAGGAGGCGATTCCTTGCAATTAA
- the LOC141719422 gene encoding RNA polymerase II C-terminal domain phosphatase-like 4, whose translation MAAETISFNYLVKGLKMSVDQVERVRHMKLLNLQSRRKLCLVLDLDHTLLHTNFRHQPNTNIKDPPCHDDIFEWKATGVKYLTKLRPFVRSFLQEASQMFELYVYTMGSRDYASIVVRDFLDPQGIYFGDRIISREDCTVKGLKGLDVVPVHPSAVVILDDTEAVWKGFFRNLILVEKYDYFSQVGRLDESEDAGELSFALEVLTKLHSVYFESYDCFMECDVRDLIHTHWEEFMDDQGHQAVGTGTCAPDMVSGKRARVDDEYSSVTKKQRIC comes from the coding sequence ATGGCGGCGGAAACAATATCGTTCAATTATTTGGTGAAAGGACTGAAGATGAGTGTTGATCAAGTTGAGAGGGTGAGGCACATGAAGTTGCTTAATCTTCAAAGTCGAAGGAAGCTGTGTTTGGTTCTGGACTTGGATCATACTCTTCTTCACACCAATTTTCGACATCAGCCAAACACTAATATTAAAGACCCTCCTTGTCATGATGACATCTTTGAATGGAAGGCCACGGGAGTCAAGTACTTAACCAAGTTGAGGCCTTTTGTTCGGAGTTTCTTGCAAGAGGCAAGTCAGATGTTCGAGTTGTATGTTTACACTATGGGATCACGCGATTATGCTTCTATCGTTGTTCGCGACTTTCTTGATCCTCAAGGCATCTACTTTGGTGATCGAATCATATCAAGGGAGGATTGCACTGTCAAAGGACTTAAGGGACTTGATGTTGTGCCTGTTCATCCCAGTGCTGTTGTTATTTTGGATGACACTGAGGCCGTCTGGAAAGGCTTTTTTCGGAATTTGATTCTAGTTGAGAAGTATGATTATTTTTCTCAAGTTGGCCGATTGGATGAAAGTGAGGATGCAGGAGAGTTGAGTTTTGCTTTGGAAGTTCTTACTAAGCTACACTCTGTTTATTTTGAGTCGTACGATTGTTTCATGGAATGCGATGTGAGAGACCTGATTCATACTCATTGGGAGGAATTTATGGACGATCAAGGGCACCAAGCAGTTGGGACGGGGACTTGTGCACCTGACATGGTATCCGGAAAGCGTGCAAGGGTTGATGATGAATATTCAAGTGTTACTAAGAAGCAAAGGATCTGCTAG
- the LOC141720695 gene encoding F-box/LRR-repeat protein At3g48880: protein MEGGTVSRRWEDLDTDVLLKIIESFNKFELAPGIAHVCRAWRWACSDPLLWQTVDLSHMQSNFIKTSLEPYVYVDNQSDRTLTRILRLSLSLSHGHILTLVFHYNLYLTDEQLSYTAERCPRLKRLVMPAWNRIKRTGICKAMSTWKDLESMTMPSIGTPRFVMEEIFKNCKNFAELKIMGSFNVTCANSIVQFLPNLKMLSLRCSMVIKEALVIILDGLEHLEVLNISHCHIVEVPPPPAQKRIILKEIDDSLLQKASRLRQFFTCMNESCIMCQRSKADEGLMRWYRYEENAWKADEVQSLAL from the exons ATGGAAGGTGGAACTGTTTCGAGAAGATGGGAGGATCTAGATACAGATGTCCTTTTGAAGATAATAGAGTCTTTTAATAAGTTTGAGTTGGCTCCAGGCATAGCTCACGTCTGTAGAGCATGGCGATGGGCATGTTCTGACCCTTTACTTTGGCAAACTGTTGATTTGTCGCATATGCAGTCCAACTTTATCAAGACATCATTAGAGCCCTATGTCTATGTGGATAACCAGTCCGATAGGACGTTGACCCGGATTCTAAGGCTCAGTTTAAGTCTTAGTCATGGACATATATTAACTTTGGTCTTCCATTACAATCTTTATCTCACTGATGAGCAATTGTCATACACAGCTGAAAG GTGTCCAAGGCTCAAACGGCTTGTAATGCCTGCCTGGAACCGCATAAAGAGGACTGGTATATGCAAGGCAATGAGCACGTGGAAGGATCTGGAGTCGATGACCATGCCAAGCATAGGCACCCCTCGATTTGTAATGGAAGAGATTTTCAAAAACTGCAAAAATTTTGCTGAACTGAAGATCATGGGATCTTTTAACGTAACATGTGCGAATTCGATCGTTCAGTTTCTTCCAAATTTAAAGATGTTAAGCCTTCGTTGCTCAATGGTTATAAAAGAAGCATTGGTCATTATTTTGGACGGCTTAGAGCATCTGGAAGTGCTTAATATATCTCACTGTCACATTGTTGAAGTTCCTCCACCACCTGCTCAAAAAAGAATTATTCTGAAGGAGATCGATGATTCTCTACTCCAGAAAGCTTCTCGTTTGCGTCAATTCTTCACATGCATGAATGAATCGTGCATTATGTGCCAGAGAAGTAAAGCTGATGAAGGCCTAATGAGGTGGTACAGGTATGAAGAGAATGCATGGAAAGCTGACGAGGTTCAGTCACTTGCATTGTGA